One genomic window of Aethina tumida isolate Nest 87 chromosome 3, icAetTumi1.1, whole genome shotgun sequence includes the following:
- the LOC109594943 gene encoding transmembrane and ubiquitin-like domain-containing protein 1 isoform X3, translating to MTLIEGIGDEVTHFFLGLLIVFIVSVAWWTTNISEQRHIRTVLLLERRQRNPSSARRTLTNHTQTVTISEGTTVSRTSSENNLTNQMEETPASVVNPTSIKPETSSNSTADPEEGERGSIIHAMDQDACVLRQRRLAFYHNWNSVNNGGTAPPPSDDEIPLSDSETPQPDSASTTHAQTDSLPEENLMEHNYAERQPMATHSQVGVEAETITTTTSATQVPLVIPDKDNIRIKLKFINDDLMHVTGNLEEKVGDFKRRHFREEIDSNKLVRLIFNGHVLHQDTQTLRGCGMFDDCVVHCLIHTRRAPNAAEVGATGRVQDDEAAGGPINGNLNNNQPRDWDLGSVLFGIITAVLLGAWYSRIELVLHF from the exons atgACATTGATAGAAGGGATTGGTGACGAAGTTACGCATTTCTTTTTGGGTTTacttatagtttttatag tttcggTTGCTTGGTGGACTACAAACATATCAGAGCAAAGACACATTCGCACTGTACTTTTATTAGAAAGGAGGCAGAGGAATCCATCTTCAGCCCGCAGAACACTAACTAATCACACCCAGACTGTTACGATATCAGAAG GAACGACAGTATCTCGCACATCTTcagaaaacaatttaacaaaccAAATGGAAGAAACACCTGCATCTGTCGTAAATCCGACCTCCATAAAACCGGAGACCAGCTCGAATTCCACGGCGGACCCGGAGGAGGGCGAACGTGGCAGCATTATACATGCCATGGACCAGGACGCGTGTGTTCTGCGTCAGCGCAGACTCGCCTTCTATCATAATTGGAACTCAGTCAACAACG GTGGTACGGCACCGCCGCCATCTGACGATGAAATTCCGCTGTCTGACAGTGAGACACCGCAGCCAGACTCTGCGTCGACTACGCACGCGCAGACTGATAGTTTACCGGAAGAGAATTTGATGGAACACAACTACGCGGAGAGACAACCCATGGCCACTCACAGCCAAGTTGGTGTCGAAGCTGAAACTATAACAACTACGACAAGCGCTACCCAAGTGCCTTTGGTTATTCCAGATAAGGATAACATACGGATCAAGCTTAAGTTCATTAACGACGATCTCATGCATGTCACTGGTAATTTAGAGGAGAAAGTTGGCGATTTTAAAAG GCGCCATTTCCGGGAAGAGATCGACTCTAACAAGCTGGTGCGACTGATATTCAACGGCCACGTGTTGCATCAAGACACCCAAACGTTGCGTGGCTGTGGCATGTTCGACGATTGTGTCGTGCACTGTCTAATTCACACGCGCCGCGCACCTAATGCTGCTGAGGTCGGTGCGACCGGCAGGGTGCAGGATGACGAGGCCGCAGGTGGTCCTATCAACGGAAACCTGAACAACAATCAACCACGCGACTGGGATTTGGGCAGTGTGCTTTTTGGCATTATTACTGCAGTACTACTCGGCGCGTGGTACTCTAG AATAGAACTTGTACTTCACTTCTGA
- the LOC109594943 gene encoding transmembrane and ubiquitin-like domain-containing protein 1 isoform X2, whose translation MTLIEGIGDEVTHFFLGLLIVFIVSVAWWTTNISEQRHIRTVLLLERRQRNPSSARRTLTNHTQTVTISEGTTVSRTSSENNLTNQMEETPASVVNPTSIKPETSSNSTADPEEGERGSIIHAMDQDACVLRQRRLAFYHNWNSVNNGGTAPPPSDDEIPLSDSETPQPDSASTTHAQTDSLPEENLMEHNYAERQPMATHSQVGVEAETITTTTSATQVPLVIPDKDNIRIKLKFINDDLMHVTGNLEEKVGDFKRRHFREEIDSNKLVRLIFNGHVLHQDTQTLRGCGMFDDCVVHCLIHTRRAPNAAEVGATGRVQDDEAAGGPINGNLNNNQPRDWDLGSVLFGIITAVLLGAWYSRYFLINEFNIFDNLLMSDFFDNLLNDLIGALAEPE comes from the exons atgACATTGATAGAAGGGATTGGTGACGAAGTTACGCATTTCTTTTTGGGTTTacttatagtttttatag tttcggTTGCTTGGTGGACTACAAACATATCAGAGCAAAGACACATTCGCACTGTACTTTTATTAGAAAGGAGGCAGAGGAATCCATCTTCAGCCCGCAGAACACTAACTAATCACACCCAGACTGTTACGATATCAGAAG GAACGACAGTATCTCGCACATCTTcagaaaacaatttaacaaaccAAATGGAAGAAACACCTGCATCTGTCGTAAATCCGACCTCCATAAAACCGGAGACCAGCTCGAATTCCACGGCGGACCCGGAGGAGGGCGAACGTGGCAGCATTATACATGCCATGGACCAGGACGCGTGTGTTCTGCGTCAGCGCAGACTCGCCTTCTATCATAATTGGAACTCAGTCAACAACG GTGGTACGGCACCGCCGCCATCTGACGATGAAATTCCGCTGTCTGACAGTGAGACACCGCAGCCAGACTCTGCGTCGACTACGCACGCGCAGACTGATAGTTTACCGGAAGAGAATTTGATGGAACACAACTACGCGGAGAGACAACCCATGGCCACTCACAGCCAAGTTGGTGTCGAAGCTGAAACTATAACAACTACGACAAGCGCTACCCAAGTGCCTTTGGTTATTCCAGATAAGGATAACATACGGATCAAGCTTAAGTTCATTAACGACGATCTCATGCATGTCACTGGTAATTTAGAGGAGAAAGTTGGCGATTTTAAAAG GCGCCATTTCCGGGAAGAGATCGACTCTAACAAGCTGGTGCGACTGATATTCAACGGCCACGTGTTGCATCAAGACACCCAAACGTTGCGTGGCTGTGGCATGTTCGACGATTGTGTCGTGCACTGTCTAATTCACACGCGCCGCGCACCTAATGCTGCTGAGGTCGGTGCGACCGGCAGGGTGCAGGATGACGAGGCCGCAGGTGGTCCTATCAACGGAAACCTGAACAACAATCAACCACGCGACTGGGATTTGGGCAGTGTGCTTTTTGGCATTATTACTGCAGTACTACTCGGCGCGTGGTACTCTAG GTACttcttaataaatgaatttaatattttcgataACTTGTTAATGAGTGATTTCTTTGACAATCTACTGAACGACCTGATTGGGGCACTAGCAGAACCAGAATAA
- the LOC109594943 gene encoding transmembrane and ubiquitin-like domain-containing protein 1 isoform X1, giving the protein MTLIEGIGDEVTHFFLGLLIVFIVSVAWWTTNISEQRHIRTVLLLERRQRNPSSARRTLTNHTQTVTISEGTTVSRTSSENNLTNQMEETPASVVNPTSIKPETSSNSTADPEEGERGSIIHAMDQDACVLRQRRLAFYHNWNSVNNGGTAPPPSDDEIPLSDSETPQPDSASTTHAQTDSLPEENLMEHNYAERQPMATHSQVGVEAETITTTTSATQVPLVIPDKDNIRIKLKFINDDLMHVTGNLEEKVGDFKRRHFREEIDSNKLVRLIFNGHVLHQDTQTLRGCGMFDDCVVHCLIHTRRAPNAAEVGATGRVQDDEAAGGPINGNLNNNQPRDWDLGSVLFGIITAVLLGAWYSRYFYAHLYSITSTVGLILITGIFTVVMIGMHFPDNEPQARIIHTTTVQPPPDR; this is encoded by the exons atgACATTGATAGAAGGGATTGGTGACGAAGTTACGCATTTCTTTTTGGGTTTacttatagtttttatag tttcggTTGCTTGGTGGACTACAAACATATCAGAGCAAAGACACATTCGCACTGTACTTTTATTAGAAAGGAGGCAGAGGAATCCATCTTCAGCCCGCAGAACACTAACTAATCACACCCAGACTGTTACGATATCAGAAG GAACGACAGTATCTCGCACATCTTcagaaaacaatttaacaaaccAAATGGAAGAAACACCTGCATCTGTCGTAAATCCGACCTCCATAAAACCGGAGACCAGCTCGAATTCCACGGCGGACCCGGAGGAGGGCGAACGTGGCAGCATTATACATGCCATGGACCAGGACGCGTGTGTTCTGCGTCAGCGCAGACTCGCCTTCTATCATAATTGGAACTCAGTCAACAACG GTGGTACGGCACCGCCGCCATCTGACGATGAAATTCCGCTGTCTGACAGTGAGACACCGCAGCCAGACTCTGCGTCGACTACGCACGCGCAGACTGATAGTTTACCGGAAGAGAATTTGATGGAACACAACTACGCGGAGAGACAACCCATGGCCACTCACAGCCAAGTTGGTGTCGAAGCTGAAACTATAACAACTACGACAAGCGCTACCCAAGTGCCTTTGGTTATTCCAGATAAGGATAACATACGGATCAAGCTTAAGTTCATTAACGACGATCTCATGCATGTCACTGGTAATTTAGAGGAGAAAGTTGGCGATTTTAAAAG GCGCCATTTCCGGGAAGAGATCGACTCTAACAAGCTGGTGCGACTGATATTCAACGGCCACGTGTTGCATCAAGACACCCAAACGTTGCGTGGCTGTGGCATGTTCGACGATTGTGTCGTGCACTGTCTAATTCACACGCGCCGCGCACCTAATGCTGCTGAGGTCGGTGCGACCGGCAGGGTGCAGGATGACGAGGCCGCAGGTGGTCCTATCAACGGAAACCTGAACAACAATCAACCACGCGACTGGGATTTGGGCAGTGTGCTTTTTGGCATTATTACTGCAGTACTACTCGGCGCGTGGTACTCTAG ATATTTTTACGCCCACCTGTACTCAATTACATCGACAGTGGGTTTGATACTAATAACCGGAATATTTACGGTAGTGATGATTGGCATGCATTTTCCTGATAATGAACCACAGGCCCGTATTATCCATACCACAACAGTACAACCTCCACCGGATCGTTGA
- the LOC109594936 gene encoding activin receptor type-2A: MKSMYYRTLYTILLLVINDHTIETALQTDVSTKTIQCEFYNKTVCPGPSCPQTETCVEPEEGKRNHCFVAWTVLDNGTLDLHIKGCFMNSEECYDKSECVERTYKSSMPYFCCCEGNNCNANFTYNPTPTERPTPSPVIPPPAESTWVPVIIAVSVIFFVVIITVTGVIIYLKRNKHYFHGLPTSEPNAMPPPSPFLDNRPIQLLEIKARGRFGAVWRAQFKTEEVAVKIFPIQDKQSWVTEQEIFKLPYMNHPNILHYIGVEKRGENLQTEFWLITAYHDRGSLCDFLKAHTLTWTELCRIAETMSRGLMHLHESIPAEPAKPAVAHRDFKSKNVLLKSDMTACIADFGLAIVFEAGKSCGDTHGQVGTRRYMAPEVLEGAINFTPDAFLRIDMYACGLVLWELVSRCVAQEGTVPEYRLPFEEEVGQHPTLEDMQESVVQQRVRPNIPDHWRRHPGLAALCDTMEECWDHDAEARLSASCVMERVMMQTKYQPQTMSWRIENENQSSPLKENSM; this comes from the exons ATGAAGTCTATGTATTATCGAACTTTATATACGATTTTACTTCTAGTTATTAATG ATCATACTATTGAAACCGCACTTCAAACCGATGTGAGTACGAAAACGATACAATGTGAATTTTATAACAAGACTGTTTGTCCTGGACCTTCATGTCCACAAACTGAAACATGTGTTGAACCCGAAGAGGGCAAGCGAAATCATTGTTTTGTTGCATGGACTGTTCTTGACAATGGGACTTTGGATTTACATATTAag GGATGTTTCATGAATTCAGAAGAGTGTTATGACAAATCTGAATGTGTTGAAAGAACCTACAAAAGTTCAATGccatacttttgttgttgtGAGGGCAATAATTGTAATGccaattttacatataatccAACACCAACTGAACGTCCAACGCCTAGTC ctgTAATACCGCCACCTGCGGAATCAACATGGGTGCCAGTTATAATTGCTGTgtcagtaatattttttgttgtaattataaCTGTTACTGGTgtcataatatatttgaaaagaaataaacattatttccaTGGG TTGCCAACATCAGAGCCAAATGCAATGCCTCCACCGTCTCCATTTCTTGATAACAGACCAATCCAGCTTCTCGAAATTAAAGCGAGAGGCCGATTTGGAGCTGTGTGGAGAGCGCAATTCAAAACCGAAGAAGTCGCGGTGAAAATTTTCCCAATACag gatAAACAATCGTGGGTGACTgaacaagaaatattcaaacTGCCGTACATGAACCACCCGAACATATTGCATTATATTGGTGTGGAGAAACGAGGCGAAAATCTCCAAACCGAATTCTGGCTTATCACGGCGTATCACGACAGGGGATCGTTGTGTGATTTTCTTAAAGCACACACCCTCACATGGACCGAATTGTGTCGCATAGCCGAGACAATGTCGAGAG GTTTGATGCATTTGCATGAATCAATACCGGCGGAACCCGCAAAACCGGCGGTGGCACACAGGGATTTCAAGAGTAAAAACGTGTTGCTCAAAAGCGACATGACCGCATGCATCGCCGATTTCGGTTTGGCCATCGTCTTCGAGGCTGGCAAATCATGCGGCGACACGCACGGCCAAGTGGGCACCAGGAG ataCATGGCGCCGGAGGTGCTGGAGGGAGCCATAAACTTCACGCCGGACGCTTTCCTGCGCATTGACATGTACGCGTGCGGCTTGGTGCTTTGGGAGCTGGTGTCGCGTTGCGTGGCCCAGGAGGGCACTGTGCCTGAGTACCGCCTACCGTTCGAGGAGGAGGTCGGCCAGCATCCCACCCTCGAAGACATGCAGGAGTCCGTGGTGCAGCAGAGGGTCCGTCCCAACATCCCGGACCACTGGAGGAGGCACCCC GGACTTGCTGCTTTGTGCGACACGATGGAAGAATGTTGGGATCACGACGCGGAGGCCAGACTTTCGGCTTCGTGCGTCATGGAACGGGTGATGATGCAAACTAAATATCAACCCCAAACCATGTCGTGGCGTATCGAGAATGAAAACCAATCGTCGCCACTCAAGGAGAACAGCATGTAG